A window from Triticum aestivum cultivar Chinese Spring chromosome 6D, IWGSC CS RefSeq v2.1, whole genome shotgun sequence encodes these proteins:
- the LOC123141664 gene encoding uncharacterized protein: MASPHHIAMELVGPKPGGSSSAVAVHHMFVVVVDGVETDIHEGTLHGSPGKVTVTSPGNLSADGLRSVVVRGGGGGAVVFTLCGDAAAEGVGSASFVQCGATRVDGAREVSVSRCRSLDAEQAGKVTVERCREARLRGGGLLRATRCRRADVESFGEVRLARCKGARADWCGSLEVQMCRAVDASRCGAVSGDRCRRVNVAGCGSVAVTHAVVKTVEEEQLQSQQTVSPQSSGSE, from the coding sequence ATGGCAAGCCCGCACCACATCGCGATGGAGCTCGTCGGTCCCAAGCCCGGCGGATCCTCCTCCGCGGTCGCCGTCCACCACatgttcgtcgtcgtcgtcgacggcgtcgagacGGACATCCACGAGGGCACGCTCCACGGCAGTCCCGGCAAGGTCACCGTCACCAGCCCCGGGAACCTCTCCGCCGACGGCCTCCGGAGCGTCGTCGTGCGCGGCGGGGGAGGGGGCGCCGTCGTGTTCACCCTGTGCGGCGACGCGGCCGCCGAGGGCGTGGGGTCCGCGTCCTTCGTCCAGTGCGGCGCGACGCGCGTCGACGGCGCGCGGGAGGTGTCGGTCTCGCGGTGCCGGTCCCTGGACGCGGAGCAGGCCGGCAAGGTGACGGTCGAGAGGTGCCGGGAGGCGCGGCTCCGAGGCGGCGGCCTCCTCCGCGCGACCCGCTGCAGGCGGGCGGACGTCGAGAGCTTCGGCGAGGTCCGCCTGGCGCGCTGCAAGGGGGCGCGCGCCGACTGGTGCGGCAGCTTGGAGGTCCAGATGTGCAGGGCCGTCGACGCCAGCCGGTGCGGCGCCGTGAGCGGCGACCGGTGCCGCCGCGTGAACGTCGCCGGCTGCGGCAGTGTCGCCGTGACCCACGCCGTGGTCAAGACGGTGGAGGAAGAGCAGCTGCAGTCGCAGCAAACCGTGTCTCCGCAGTCCAGTGGAAGTGAGTAA
- the LOC123145139 gene encoding acetylornithine deacetylase: MASPAPPLKDAVGGLDRDPFVALLAKLIGESQRLQNDPPALVPQEDLVAQHVVDALRPVSTDTGGGPLVVRKVSYTDGRSNVIVEYPGTVPGRVVSFVGMHMDVVPANPSEWDFDPFSLTFEGDDKEKLRGRGTTDCLGHVALVTQLMRRLGEVKPPLKHSVIVVFIANEENSSVTGIGVDGLVKDGLLDKLKTGPLFWIDTADKQPCIGTGGMIPWHLKATGKLFHSGLAHKAINSMELNMDALKEIQTRFYNDFPAHEKEKLYKFATPSTMKPTKWSYPGGGLNQIPGECTISGDIRLTPFYSTSFVVQKLKEYVDDINAGLETKLPTRGPVSKYVLPDENLRGRLEIAFDGDVMNGVACNLESRGFQALCKATEEIVGYVEPYSITGSLPLIRELQDEGFDVQTAGYGLLKTYHAKNEYCLFSDMAQGFQVFVSIISQLEADA, from the exons ATGGCATCTCCGGCGCCGCCGCTTAAGGACGCCGTCGGAGGCCTGGACCGCGACCCCTTCGTCGCCCTCCTCGCCAAGCTCATCGGCGAGTCCCAGCGCCTGCAGAACGACCCGCCGGCCCTCGTCCCGCAGGAGGACCTCGTGGCGCAGCACGTCGTCGACGCGCTCCGCCCGGTGTCGACGGACACCGGCGGCGGCCCGCTCGTCGTGCGGAAGGTGAGCTACACCGACGGCCGGAGCAACGTCATCGTCGAGTACCCCGGCACCGTCCCCGGCCGCGTCGTCTCCTTCGTCGGCATGCACATGGACGTCGTTCCGGCCAACCCTAGCGAATGG GACTTCGATCCCTTCTCACTAACCTTCGAAGGTGATGACAAGGAAAAGCTTAGGGGCCGTGGGACGACGGACTGCCTTGGTCATGTGGCGCTAGTGACTCAGCTCATGCGGCGGCTTGGTGAGGTGAAACCACCATTGAAGCATTCTGTCATTGTGGTGTTTATTGCCAATGAAGAGAATTCATCGGTCACTGGCATTGGTGTTGATGGTCTTGTCAAGGATGGTTTGCTGGATAAGCTCAAGACTGGACCCTT GTTTTGGATAGATACTGCGGATAAGCAGCCATGCATTGGTACTGGTGGGATGATCCCTTGGCATCTAAAGGCAACAGGGAAGCTGTTTCACAGTGGCCTTGCACATAAG GCCATAAATTCGATGGAGTTAAATATGGATGCACTTAAAGAAATCCAAACTCGGTTTTACAATGACTTCCCTGCACACGAGAAAGAGAAGCTCTACAAGTTTGCTACTCCATCTACGATGAAGCCAACAAAGTGGAGTT ATCCTGGTGGGGGTCTGAACCAAATTCCTGGAGAATGTACAATTTCAGGGGATATAAG GTTGACTCCTTTCTATAG CACGAGTTTTGTTGTCCAGAAGTTAAAAGAGTATGTAGATGATATAAATGCTGGACTTGAAACAAAGCTTCCTACTCGTGGTCCAGTTTCGAAATATGTTCTTCCGGATGAAAATCTGCGAGGAAG GCTTGAAATCGCTTTTGATGGAGATGTGATGAATGGGGTGGCCTGTAATCTTGAGTCTCGGGGCTTTCAAGCATTATGCAAAGCAACTGAGGAAATAGTCGGATACGTAGAGCCATATTCCATCACCGGGAGTTTGCCTCTGATTCGTGAATTACAG GATGAAGGATTTGATGTTCAAACTGCTGGATATG GCTTACTGAAGACGTACCACGCGAAGAACGAGTATTGTCTGTTTTCAGATATGGCCCAAGGCTTTCAAGTGTTTGTAAGCATCATTTCGCAGCTGGAAGCAGATGCTTAA